Part of the Mesotoga infera genome, ATTTACAATATTGCAAAATACTCATACAGTCTGCTGGCGGTATTTGACGGAGTTCCCGACGCCCTTGCCATTACGGGCGGCGTAGTGAAGTGTGACTACGTCAGAGAAAGACTTCTTGCGAAACTGAAGGGTATAAGAGTTCTTCTTTTCCCGGGAGAATACGAGATGGAAAGCCTTGCAGACGGAGCGCACAGAGTAATACAGGGGATCGAAGAGGCCCTGGAATACTGAGGTGATGATCGATGATTAATTCCCTTTCTGAGTTCATTCTTGAAGCAAGTAAGTTGCAGAAGCGCGTGAGAGTAAATTGCGTGCAACCGCATGATCGAAAGACGATGAAGGCCATAGAATCAACTGCCTCCTCTAACGGCAATTTTGAATTCACTCTCTTCGGAAGATTGGAAGAGATAAAGGAGGCGGCATCTGAAGGGT contains:
- a CDS encoding butyrate kinase; this encodes IYNIAKYSYSLLAVFDGVPDALAITGGVVKCDYVRERLLAKLKGIRVLLFPGEYEMESLADGAHRVIQGIEEALEY